A single region of the Acetivibrio cellulolyticus CD2 genome encodes:
- the pnpS gene encoding two-component system histidine kinase PnpS: protein MKKKIFKYYLILIAIVLTLTVIFTSQISKKYYKSEVENKLKNIGFSIQYYLLNLSDESMIDYNFIAKDFASNQNQNSSYPDNNLRVTFIDYSGNVLGDSEADYTKMENHSTRKEIQEAIKGSIGKDIRSSTTINSDLLYMTIPVKQLKVIVRVSVPLIQLNIIDRMAWFYSILIILSALILTVFISSRIAESLIRPLNDIVHASKEISNGNYSKRILLTSNDELGQLALQFNEMASKLEKTIFNLNNKKVEVESIVENITYGIVAVDSNNKIILINPAAFDVFNMDKNAKVTSDILSAHIRNNRLNLILKESVEQNSPLESEITFDEKVLLIKTSPIRPKNDSLSNSGWIISIQDITKIRKLEQLRTEFVSNVTHELKTPITSIRGFIETLKSGAINKPDVSERFLDIIDIEAERLHELINDILSLSEIENKLSDTDLESFSLKSIIDGVFEVMENIAIEKNVLLNNTVDEKILIKANRNRMKQLVLNLVDNAIKYNIPTGSVTVDAQRVGGKVVISVKDTGIGIPPDHIPRIFERFYRVDKGRSRDMGGTGLGLSIVKHIVNLYNGDIKVSSEVGKGTEFIIQLPT, encoded by the coding sequence ATGAAGAAGAAAATCTTTAAATATTATTTGATTTTGATAGCAATTGTTTTAACCCTTACAGTTATTTTTACTTCTCAAATTTCTAAAAAGTACTACAAATCTGAGGTTGAAAACAAGCTTAAAAATATAGGCTTTTCAATACAATACTATTTGTTGAACTTAAGTGATGAATCTATGATTGATTATAACTTTATCGCAAAAGACTTTGCGAGCAATCAAAATCAAAATAGCAGTTACCCAGATAATAATCTTAGAGTGACTTTCATAGACTATTCCGGAAATGTTTTAGGAGATTCTGAAGCTGATTATACTAAAATGGAGAACCATTCTACTAGAAAAGAAATTCAAGAAGCTATAAAAGGAAGTATTGGAAAGGATATTCGCAGCAGTACAACAATAAACTCTGATTTATTATATATGACAATTCCGGTTAAGCAATTAAAAGTCATCGTTCGGGTTTCCGTCCCACTCATTCAGCTAAATATTATCGACAGAATGGCTTGGTTCTATTCCATCCTGATAATTTTATCAGCGCTGATTTTAACTGTATTCATTTCTTCAAGAATAGCAGAGTCATTGATACGGCCGCTTAATGATATAGTCCATGCTTCAAAAGAAATATCTAACGGAAACTATTCAAAGAGAATACTATTGACTTCAAATGATGAATTAGGCCAGCTTGCTCTTCAATTTAATGAAATGGCTTCAAAACTTGAAAAAACAATATTTAACCTTAACAATAAAAAAGTTGAAGTTGAGTCCATAGTTGAAAACATTACATATGGCATCGTTGCAGTTGATAGTAACAATAAGATTATATTAATTAATCCTGCTGCCTTTGACGTTTTTAACATGGACAAAAACGCCAAAGTTACCAGTGATATCCTATCAGCCCATATTAGAAATAACCGGTTAAACCTTATTTTAAAAGAATCTGTAGAGCAAAACTCTCCTCTTGAATCCGAAATTACATTTGACGAAAAAGTTCTACTCATTAAAACATCACCTATAAGGCCTAAAAACGATAGTCTTAGCAACTCCGGATGGATTATATCTATTCAAGACATAACAAAGATAAGAAAGCTTGAGCAGCTACGAACTGAATTTGTTTCAAATGTAACACACGAACTCAAAACTCCGATTACTTCAATAAGGGGATTTATTGAAACTCTAAAAAGCGGCGCTATCAATAAGCCTGATGTATCTGAAAGATTTTTAGATATTATTGATATCGAAGCCGAGCGGCTTCATGAATTAATAAACGATATTCTGTCTTTGTCTGAAATTGAGAACAAACTTAGCGACACTGACCTGGAAAGCTTTAGTTTAAAATCTATTATTGATGGTGTGTTTGAAGTTATGGAAAATATAGCAATTGAGAAAAATGTACTTCTCAATAACACTGTAGATGAAAAAATACTAATTAAAGCAAATAGAAACAGAATGAAACAACTAGTATTAAACCTTGTTGATAATGCAATTAAATACAATATTCCAACCGGCTCAGTAACAGTTGATGCCCAAAGGGTCGGAGGAAAAGTTGTAATTTCCGTTAAAGATACCGGAATTGGTATACCTCCTGATCATATACCGAGAATATTTGAACGTTTTTACAGGGTTGACAAAGGAAGGTCTAGAGACATGGGAGGCACAGGTTTAGGACTTTCAATAGTAAAGCACATTGTTAACTTATATAATGGAGACATTAAAGTCAGTAGTGAGGTTGGTAAGGGAACAGAATTTATAATTCAACTCCCCACCTAA
- a CDS encoding response regulator transcription factor, producing MSKKLIYVVEDEKHIQELIGFNLKENGYDVKCFDSGETMLSECQNMKPDLFLLDIMLPGIDGLEVCRRIKESSSLKKIPIIMLTAKNDEFDKVLGLELGAEDYITKPFSVRELIARIKVIFRRQADSVETNPEKIKVGKITIDVARHEVYKEKQLIEMTYKEFELLKLLILNKGIVLSRELLLEKIWGFDYYGETRTVDVHIRYLRQKIEDDDNSPVYIETVRGVGYRFSDKEDKV from the coding sequence ATGTCAAAAAAGTTGATTTATGTTGTTGAGGACGAAAAACACATTCAGGAATTAATTGGATTTAATTTAAAAGAAAACGGATATGATGTTAAATGCTTTGATAGTGGCGAGACTATGCTCAGTGAATGTCAAAACATGAAACCGGATTTATTTCTTTTGGATATAATGCTGCCGGGTATTGATGGTCTTGAGGTTTGTAGGAGAATTAAAGAAAGCTCTTCACTAAAAAAAATACCCATCATTATGTTGACTGCAAAAAATGATGAGTTTGATAAGGTTTTAGGCCTAGAACTTGGTGCCGAAGATTACATTACAAAACCCTTCAGCGTAAGAGAGCTTATTGCAAGAATAAAAGTTATATTCAGACGGCAAGCAGATTCAGTTGAAACTAACCCTGAAAAAATTAAAGTTGGCAAAATAACAATAGACGTTGCAAGACATGAAGTTTATAAAGAAAAACAACTCATTGAAATGACCTATAAAGAATTTGAACTATTGAAACTTTTGATCTTAAATAAAGGAATAGTCCTGTCACGTGAATTGCTTTTAGAGAAAATATGGGGTTTTGACTATTATGGCGAAACACGAACTGTAGATGTACATATAAGATATCTAAGACAAAAAATCGAGGATGACGACAATTCACCTGTGTATATAGAAACCGTCAGAGGTGTAGGATACCGATTTAGCGATAAAGAGGATAAAGTATGA
- the phoU gene encoding phosphate signaling complex protein PhoU, whose protein sequence is MTRSFFDRELEELHMDMISMGSLVEESIENTIIALKKQDIELARKIFMNDDVIDDLEKKIERRCLNLIARQQPLAKDLRTISAALKIITDMERIADHSADIAEITLRMANEKYIKPLIDIPKMAELAKHMVNKSIDAYIKQDIDLAKFVCNSDDEVDDLFMKITLELINIIKNDPGSVEQAIDFILIAKYLERMADHATNIGEWVVYNVTGEHDHLARDSHQAE, encoded by the coding sequence ATGACAAGAAGTTTTTTTGATAGAGAGCTTGAAGAATTGCATATGGATATGATATCGATGGGTAGCCTTGTAGAAGAATCTATCGAAAACACCATAATTGCTTTAAAAAAGCAGGATATAGAGCTGGCAAGAAAAATATTTATGAATGATGATGTTATTGATGATCTTGAGAAAAAAATAGAAAGGCGCTGTCTGAACCTTATCGCCCGTCAACAGCCTCTGGCTAAAGATCTACGGACTATAAGTGCTGCTTTGAAGATTATTACCGATATGGAGAGAATTGCTGACCATTCAGCAGATATTGCTGAAATAACTTTACGGATGGCCAATGAAAAATATATCAAGCCGTTAATAGATATTCCCAAAATGGCTGAGCTTGCAAAACATATGGTTAACAAATCAATTGATGCCTATATTAAGCAGGACATTGATCTCGCTAAATTTGTATGCAATAGTGATGACGAGGTTGATGATTTGTTTATGAAAATAACACTTGAACTTATAAATATTATTAAAAATGATCCTGGATCAGTTGAACAGGCTATAGATTTCATACTAATCGCAAAATATCTTGAACGTATGGCTGATCACGCTACAAACATCGGAGAATGGGTTGTTTATAACGTAACAGGCGAACATGATCATTTGGCCAGGGATTCTCATCAAGCTGAATGA
- the pstB gene encoding phosphate ABC transporter ATP-binding protein PstB, with protein sequence MVNNKIKVSAKDLNLFYGSSHALKNININIFDRQVTALIGPSGCGKSTFLKSLNRMNDLVPSVKITGDVYFDGLNVYKEYDIVELRKRIGMVFQKPNPFPMSIYENIAYGPKIHGIKSKSKLDEIVEKSLKGAALWDEVKDRLKQSALGLSGGQQQRLCIARVLAVEPDVVLMDEPTSALDPLSTLKIEDLIEELKSNYTIIIVTHNMQQAGRISDKTAFFLLGEIVEYDSTEKIFSTPADKRTEDYITGRFG encoded by the coding sequence ATGGTTAATAATAAAATAAAGGTATCTGCCAAAGACCTAAACCTGTTTTACGGGAGCAGTCACGCATTAAAAAACATAAATATAAATATTTTTGACAGGCAAGTCACTGCTTTGATTGGGCCTTCGGGCTGTGGTAAATCTACATTTTTGAAGTCACTCAACAGAATGAATGATTTGGTCCCAAGTGTTAAAATTACGGGAGATGTTTACTTCGATGGTTTGAACGTGTATAAGGAATATGATATAGTTGAATTAAGAAAACGGATAGGCATGGTATTTCAAAAACCCAATCCGTTTCCAATGTCAATATATGAAAACATTGCATATGGGCCTAAAATACATGGTATAAAGTCAAAATCAAAGCTTGACGAAATTGTTGAAAAAAGTTTAAAAGGTGCGGCACTTTGGGATGAGGTAAAAGACCGTCTTAAGCAAAGTGCTTTAGGACTATCGGGAGGACAGCAGCAAAGACTATGTATAGCAAGAGTGTTAGCAGTAGAACCTGATGTAGTGTTGATGGATGAACCCACTTCAGCACTCGATCCCCTGTCAACTTTGAAAATTGAAGACTTAATAGAAGAACTAAAAAGTAATTATACTATAATTATTGTTACACATAATATGCAGCAAGCAGGCCGTATATCCGACAAAACAGCGTTCTTTCTGCTTGGAGAAATTGTGGAATATGACAGTACGGAAAAGATATTCAGTACTCCAGCAGATAAAAGAACTGAGGATTATATTACAGGTAGATTCGGCTAG
- the pstA gene encoding phosphate ABC transporter permease PstA, whose product MRKIKDRFLKALIWLCGLITVGILAWILIYILINGISHLSLDFVFSQYKGTKHGILPMIVNTLYIVLLSVIISTPIGIFSAIYLVEYSKPGKILKLIRFATETLQGIPSIIYGLFGFIFFVTSLKFGFSLLAGALTLSIMVLPTIIRTTEEALKTVPVSFREGSLALGATKLQTIIRVVLPSAIPGILNSVILSIGRIVGETAAVYLTAGMVAKFPQGVMDSGRTLSVHLYMLAKEGLSFEEAFSTATILIITVAIINSITSLIAKRIKKSTIGT is encoded by the coding sequence ATGAGGAAGATAAAAGATAGATTTTTAAAAGCACTTATTTGGCTCTGTGGGCTTATAACAGTAGGCATATTGGCCTGGATTCTTATATACATTTTAATTAATGGAATTAGCCACCTGAGCCTCGATTTTGTTTTTTCCCAATACAAAGGAACTAAACACGGAATCTTGCCAATGATTGTAAATACTCTATATATAGTTTTATTGTCTGTAATCATCTCAACACCTATAGGTATATTTTCTGCCATTTACCTTGTAGAATACTCAAAACCTGGCAAGATACTCAAGCTGATTCGTTTTGCAACAGAAACACTACAAGGAATACCTTCGATAATTTACGGACTGTTCGGATTTATCTTTTTTGTGACTTCCCTAAAGTTCGGGTTTTCACTTTTAGCGGGAGCATTAACTTTAAGTATTATGGTTCTTCCAACAATAATTCGAACAACGGAAGAAGCACTCAAAACTGTACCCGTATCTTTTAGGGAAGGAAGTCTTGCTTTAGGTGCAACCAAACTTCAAACTATCATCAGAGTCGTACTACCAAGTGCAATTCCAGGTATACTGAACTCAGTTATACTTAGCATAGGTAGAATTGTTGGCGAAACAGCCGCTGTATATCTTACTGCAGGTATGGTTGCAAAATTTCCACAAGGTGTTATGGATTCAGGCAGAACGCTGTCTGTCCATTTGTATATGCTGGCAAAAGAAGGGCTTTCATTTGAAGAAGCTTTTTCAACTGCAACAATTCTTATAATTACAGTTGCAATAATCAATTCTATTACCAGTTTAATAGCAAAAAGAATAAAAAAATCTACTATAGGAACATAA
- the pstC gene encoding phosphate ABC transporter permease subunit PstC codes for MYLDKDASVKNKNKKYKSIFETLTEKTFLICSLISILSLIIITVFIFANGIPIFFKVGLTDIIFGMEWKPLEGKFGIFPMILSSLMVTLGATLIGVTIGLMTAVLLAEISPKRLSGIIRPAVDLLAGIPSVVYGFFGLIVLVPLIDRNFGGGGNSLLAAIIILGIMILPTIVSISETSIRAVPKEYKEGSLALGASHIETIFKVILPAAKSGIFAAIVLGMGRAIGETMAVILVIGNTPQIPNSLFDRARTLTSNIAIEMGYAQGLHQESLFATGVVLFIFIMILNIILNVFIRKAGESN; via the coding sequence ATGTACCTAGATAAGGATGCCAGCGTTAAAAACAAAAATAAAAAATACAAATCAATATTTGAGACACTGACAGAAAAAACATTTTTAATATGTTCTCTTATCTCTATACTATCACTTATTATTATAACTGTTTTTATTTTTGCAAACGGTATTCCTATTTTTTTTAAAGTAGGTTTAACGGACATTATTTTCGGTATGGAATGGAAACCACTTGAAGGTAAGTTTGGCATATTTCCAATGATATTGTCGTCTCTGATGGTCACTCTTGGAGCCACTTTGATAGGTGTTACAATTGGATTAATGACAGCAGTCCTTCTAGCAGAAATTTCACCTAAAAGACTTTCTGGAATAATAAGACCAGCAGTTGATCTGTTGGCAGGAATTCCATCTGTAGTATATGGATTTTTTGGACTTATTGTTTTAGTACCTTTAATTGATAGAAATTTTGGAGGCGGGGGTAACAGCTTGTTAGCAGCAATTATTATTCTCGGAATAATGATACTCCCCACAATAGTAAGTATATCAGAAACGTCAATAAGAGCTGTTCCCAAAGAATATAAAGAAGGTTCTCTGGCATTGGGAGCCTCACATATTGAGACTATTTTTAAAGTTATTCTACCGGCTGCAAAATCTGGTATTTTTGCAGCAATTGTACTTGGCATGGGAAGAGCTATTGGCGAAACAATGGCTGTAATTCTTGTTATCGGAAATACACCTCAAATTCCCAATTCCCTTTTTGACCGCGCCAGGACCCTTACTTCAAACATTGCAATCGAAATGGGATATGCACAGGGACTACACCAGGAATCACTTTTTGCTACAGGAGTTGTACTGTTTATATTTATCATGATCTTGAATATTATCCTGAATGTATTTATCCGCAAGGCAGGTGAAAGCAATTGA
- a CDS encoding phosphate ABC transporter substrate-binding protein yields the protein MNTIIKSENIRGEIMNNIIKRNVICKLAVAALCSTLVLTGCAGQSKSNVSKISIVGSTSVQPLAEKLAEKYNESQPQVNIEIQGVGSTAGIKAVNDGTCDIGTSSRELKTEEKAWNLTETTIALDGIAVIASSNNKVGDLTKDQIVKIFKGEIKNWSEVGGDNKEIIVVSREAGSGTRGAFEELLKLEKKEGDKTISLVVANALVAEGNGSVMANVAGKDNAIGYMSIGMVDETKVKKLKLDGVEATEENVKLGKYSISRPFLMLTKGEAKKESKEFLDFILGEEGQKVVSEDYISVK from the coding sequence ATGAATACTATTATAAAATCAGAAAATATCAGGGGTGAAATAATGAACAATATTATTAAAAGAAATGTGATTTGTAAATTAGCTGTAGCAGCACTATGCAGTACATTGGTTCTCACAGGATGTGCAGGCCAAAGCAAAAGCAATGTTTCAAAAATATCTATTGTTGGTTCAACATCTGTCCAGCCATTAGCTGAAAAGTTGGCAGAAAAATATAATGAAAGCCAGCCTCAAGTAAATATAGAAATACAAGGTGTCGGATCAACGGCTGGAATTAAAGCAGTAAATGATGGTACTTGTGATATCGGTACATCATCCAGGGAGCTTAAAACTGAAGAAAAAGCATGGAACTTAACTGAAACAACAATCGCACTTGATGGTATTGCCGTTATAGCTAGTTCTAATAATAAAGTTGGAGATTTAACAAAAGATCAGATTGTAAAAATATTCAAAGGTGAAATAAAAAACTGGAGTGAAGTTGGCGGTGATAATAAGGAAATTATTGTTGTAAGCCGTGAAGCAGGCTCTGGAACTCGTGGAGCTTTCGAAGAACTTTTGAAACTTGAGAAAAAAGAGGGCGATAAAACAATATCCTTAGTAGTTGCTAATGCCCTTGTAGCAGAGGGTAATGGATCTGTTATGGCAAATGTTGCAGGTAAAGACAACGCAATCGGGTATATGTCCATAGGTATGGTAGATGAAACAAAGGTTAAGAAGTTAAAACTTGATGGTGTGGAAGCCACTGAAGAAAACGTCAAATTAGGTAAATATTCAATATCAAGACCATTTCTTATGTTAACTAAGGGTGAGGCAAAAAAAGAATCAAAAGAGTTCTTAGATTTCATTCTTGGTGAAGAAGGTCAAAAAGTAGTATCAGAGGACTATATTTCAGTTAAATAA
- a CDS encoding DUF362 domain-containing protein — protein sequence MKKSRVAIIKTNPATVIDDYHRLMNLANYQDYIDKEVDTALKINISWHFFYPGSSTTPWQLEGVIRAMKKDGFNKDLIHGCHNRTVVIDSHLGERENKQINVIESHGLRNVHLYEGEEWIDIREAVGDLTKKFLCLNEVYPKGFSIPKRFIGENIIHLPTVKTHVFTTTTGAMKNAFGGLLNERRHWTHPVIHETLVDLLMIQKKIHRGVFAVMDGTFAGDGPGPRCMIPHVKNVTLASADQVAIDAVAAKLMGFDPLKDCKFIRLAHDAGLGCGDVKDIEIVGDLDALNEKWNFVGPFEKMTLASKGQHLIYWGPLKKPMEWSLKTVLAPWSYIASVLYHDFYWYPSHYSRVREILNSDWGRLFANWEQLELPPDDLSIKGWNDVGDKPLKLSKESSKMLHKAVKVLGGAIKEAPEFSRKKPTSTLNSK from the coding sequence ATGAAAAAGTCACGTGTTGCTATAATAAAAACAAACCCTGCTACTGTTATTGATGACTATCATAGATTGATGAATCTTGCCAACTATCAGGACTATATTGACAAAGAAGTTGATACTGCACTGAAGATCAATATAAGCTGGCATTTCTTCTACCCCGGCAGTTCAACTACACCCTGGCAGCTTGAAGGTGTTATTCGTGCTATGAAGAAGGATGGCTTTAACAAAGATCTGATTCATGGCTGCCACAATAGAACTGTTGTAATCGACTCTCATCTGGGAGAAAGAGAAAATAAACAGATTAATGTAATAGAATCGCATGGGCTTAGAAATGTCCATTTATATGAAGGTGAAGAATGGATTGATATAAGAGAAGCTGTTGGTGACCTTACAAAGAAATTTTTGTGCCTAAATGAAGTTTATCCTAAGGGATTTTCGATTCCTAAGAGATTTATTGGCGAAAACATCATACACCTTCCTACTGTAAAAACTCATGTTTTCACAACAACTACAGGTGCTATGAAGAATGCTTTCGGAGGACTGTTAAACGAACGCAGGCATTGGACTCACCCCGTTATCCACGAGACTTTGGTAGATCTGTTAATGATACAAAAAAAGATTCATCGCGGCGTTTTTGCTGTTATGGATGGAACCTTTGCCGGTGATGGCCCGGGACCTCGCTGCATGATCCCCCATGTAAAAAATGTTACACTGGCCTCAGCTGACCAGGTGGCAATCGATGCTGTTGCAGCAAAATTAATGGGATTTGATCCCCTAAAGGATTGTAAGTTTATTCGTCTTGCTCACGATGCCGGGCTTGGCTGCGGCGATGTAAAAGATATTGAAATAGTTGGTGATCTTGATGCTTTAAATGAAAAATGGAACTTTGTAGGACCATTTGAGAAGATGACCCTAGCTAGCAAAGGTCAGCACCTTATATATTGGGGACCTCTAAAAAAACCTATGGAATGGTCTTTGAAGACTGTACTAGCTCCATGGTCTTATATTGCAAGTGTTCTTTATCACGATTTTTACTGGTATCCAAGTCATTACAGCAGAGTCAGGGAAATCTTGAATTCCGACTGGGGCCGCCTGTTTGCAAATTGGGAACAGCTTGAGTTACCACCGGATGATTTGTCAATAAAAGGCTGGAATGATGTTGGTGATAAACCCCTGAAATTATCTAAAGAATCCAGCAAAATGCTTCATAAAGCAGTTAAAGTTCTAGGGGGTGCTATTAAAGAAGCTCCAGAGTTTTCAAGAAAGAAACCAACCAGCACTTTGAATTCTAAATAG
- a CDS encoding DUF5050 domain-containing protein produces MRKINISFFLVFLLVTSLFNLPVLGATSEIQVIVRGEALTLSNPPVIESGRTLVPMRDIFESLDAYIEWDGNTKTVTALKGNTSIKLKIGNKTAYLNDESIQLEVAAKIIDGKTFVPIRFISESLGANVDWNNSTKTVTISPNSSEELRGNTTGNISNGGFICEKDDWIYTSMYKKGLWKIKKDGSEKVQISENSVNYLNIVGDWIYYSSSFYLPEKDKLRLYKMKLDGSSVTRLSEDIVEYVNVVGDWIYYINVSDGNKPYKIRLDSKGERKISDLPMKYMIVDDGWIYFQKTSTDTLWKIRTNGSDSAELSYVYGSDMHITKAGNWLYFIGEGYDSGIYKVGIDGQNEELIVSGSIDSINYYDGWLYYNSTIQNLYKLKEDLSTRKTIGSGVEGSFQVTDNWVYYSEILTESGKEYRVNTEGSIKQRLDAEAPLKDILITLPKNQTYPAEPIVLSSTATGTTTLSAKEIAKNKDAVAFIKTFDENGEQLASGSGFNIKSNGIIVTNFHVISGASSITCTLNNNTEYKVDYLLNYNILKDIAILKLKDATNLPVVRLGDSDKIELAEDVVAIGNPLEFQNTVTTGIVSGIRNMFGIDYIQTSASISPGSSGGPLFNSYGDVIGITSMTILYSQNINFAVPINSVKKLFASACVIPLDSLNYYESSAEEFEPNNNLGTANEVIPNQSLEGSFIDNEDIDYYSFTLNKAGKISLFALSFDYMYSGSDSCKISMTLLDKDGNEICVSSEATEVDTVVQKITSDLKEGTYYILVKGTPAKKDSTSDFSGSSYTLQTFLED; encoded by the coding sequence ATGAGAAAAATTAATATTTCCTTCTTTCTAGTTTTTTTACTAGTAACCAGCCTATTTAATCTACCTGTTCTTGGAGCTACATCTGAAATACAGGTTATTGTGAGAGGGGAAGCTCTTACTCTTTCAAATCCTCCAGTTATTGAATCTGGCCGTACTTTGGTTCCCATGAGAGATATATTTGAAAGTCTTGATGCATACATAGAGTGGGATGGCAATACTAAAACAGTGACTGCTTTAAAAGGCAATACGTCTATAAAGCTGAAGATTGGCAATAAAACAGCATATTTAAATGATGAATCCATTCAATTGGAAGTAGCTGCTAAAATAATTGATGGTAAAACATTTGTTCCTATCAGGTTTATTAGTGAATCTTTAGGTGCTAATGTTGATTGGAACAACAGCACTAAAACCGTTACCATATCACCAAACAGCAGTGAAGAATTACGTGGTAATACTACAGGAAACATTTCCAATGGTGGATTTATATGCGAAAAAGATGACTGGATTTATACTTCTATGTATAAAAAAGGTCTCTGGAAGATCAAAAAAGATGGTTCTGAGAAAGTTCAAATAAGTGAAAATTCTGTTAACTATCTTAATATTGTGGGTGATTGGATATATTATTCCAGCTCATTTTATCTTCCTGAAAAAGATAAATTAAGGCTTTACAAAATGAAATTAGACGGAAGCTCAGTTACAAGGCTCTCCGAAGATATCGTAGAATATGTTAATGTCGTTGGCGATTGGATATACTACATAAATGTCAGCGATGGAAACAAGCCCTATAAAATCAGGCTTGATAGTAAAGGTGAACGTAAGATAAGCGACCTCCCAATGAAGTATATGATTGTCGATGACGGCTGGATATATTTCCAAAAGACCAGTACTGACACACTCTGGAAAATAAGAACAAATGGTTCAGACTCAGCAGAACTTTCTTATGTATACGGATCAGATATGCACATAACTAAGGCTGGAAACTGGCTCTATTTTATCGGCGAGGGCTATGATTCAGGTATCTATAAGGTTGGAATAGATGGACAGAATGAAGAGTTAATTGTCAGTGGTTCAATCGACAGTATAAACTATTATGACGGTTGGCTCTATTATAACAGTACTATTCAAAACCTCTACAAGTTAAAGGAAGATTTAAGCACCAGAAAAACTATAGGTAGCGGAGTTGAAGGAAGTTTCCAAGTTACTGACAATTGGGTTTATTATAGCGAAATTCTTACTGAAAGTGGAAAGGAATATAGGGTAAACACTGAAGGATCTATTAAACAAAGACTTGATGCTGAGGCACCTTTGAAAGATATATTAATAACTTTGCCTAAAAATCAAACTTATCCGGCAGAACCAATTGTATTGTCTTCTACAGCTACAGGTACTACCACCTTAAGTGCTAAGGAAATTGCTAAAAACAAGGATGCCGTTGCATTTATAAAAACTTTTGATGAAAATGGCGAACAACTTGCCTCCGGAAGTGGATTTAATATTAAGAGCAACGGAATTATCGTAACAAACTTTCATGTAATTTCAGGTGCTTCATCTATAACATGTACCTTGAACAACAATACAGAATATAAAGTAGATTACTTGCTCAACTATAATATATTGAAAGACATTGCAATTTTGAAGCTAAAAGACGCTACCAACTTACCTGTTGTGAGATTAGGTGATTCTGACAAGATTGAATTAGCCGAAGATGTAGTAGCAATTGGTAATCCTTTGGAATTTCAGAATACTGTAACAACCGGTATTGTGAGTGGTATAAGAAACATGTTTGGAATTGACTATATACAGACAAGTGCTTCAATATCTCCCGGCAGCAGCGGAGGTCCTCTATTTAACTCCTATGGGGATGTTATTGGTATTACCAGTATGACTATTCTTTATTCACAGAATATCAACTTTGCAGTACCAATCAATAGTGTTAAAAAGCTTTTCGCTTCAGCATGTGTTATTCCATTAGACAGTCTAAACTATTATGAAAGCTCTGCTGAAGAATTTGAACCTAATAATAATTTAGGGACAGCTAACGAAGTCATTCCAAACCAGTCTTTAGAGGGCAGTTTTATTGATAATGAGGATATAGACTATTATTCCTTTACCTTGAACAAAGCCGGAAAGATATCTCTTTTTGCTTTATCTTTCGACTATATGTATTCAGGCTCGGATTCTTGTAAGATAAGCATGACCCTTTTAGATAAGGACGGAAATGAAATATGCGTAAGCTCGGAAGCTACTGAAGTTGATACTGTTGTTCAGAAGATCACAAGTGATTTAAAAGAAGGTACATATTATATTTTAGTTAAAGGAACGCCTGCAAAAAAAGATTCAACTTCGGATTTTAGCGGATCCAGTTACACTTTACAAACCTTTTTAGAAGATTAG